Proteins from a single region of Chryseobacterium sp. T16E-39:
- the rplP gene encoding 50S ribosomal protein L16, which produces MLQPKRTKFRKVHKMKMKGIAQRGNQLAYGTFGIKATEGAWITARQIEAARIAATRYMKREGQLWIKIFPDKPITKKPAEVRMGKGKGAVEYWVAVVKPGKILFEIGGVSYDIAKEALRLAAQKLPVVTNFVVANDFVKPL; this is translated from the coding sequence ATGTTACAACCAAAAAGAACCAAATTCCGTAAAGTTCATAAGATGAAGATGAAGGGGATTGCTCAGAGAGGTAATCAACTTGCTTATGGTACTTTCGGAATCAAAGCTACAGAAGGAGCTTGGATCACTGCAAGACAAATTGAAGCTGCTCGTATCGCTGCGACAAGATATATGAAGAGAGAAGGTCAACTATGGATCAAAATATTCCCGGATAAGCCGATTACTAAAAAACCAGCCGAAGTAAGGATGGGTAAAGGTAAAGGTGCTGTGGAATATTGGGTAGCTGTAGTAAAACCAGGTAAAATTTTATTCGAGATCGGAGGTGTATCTTACGATATCGCTAAAGAAGCATTAAGACTTGCTGCTCAAAAATTACCGGTAGTTACCAATTTTGTAGTTGCTAATGATTTTGTTAAACCTCTATAA
- the rplN gene encoding 50S ribosomal protein L14 codes for MLQTESRLKVADNTGAKEVLVIRVLGGTRRRYASVGDKIVVTIKDSTPSGNAKKGQVSKAVVVRTKKAVRRKDGSYIKFEDNACVLLNAAGEMRGTRVFGPVARELRDKEYMKIISLAPEVL; via the coding sequence ATGTTACAAACAGAATCAAGATTAAAAGTTGCTGATAACACAGGTGCTAAAGAAGTATTGGTGATCAGAGTTCTGGGAGGAACCAGAAGAAGATATGCTTCAGTTGGTGATAAAATCGTAGTTACGATCAAAGATTCTACACCATCAGGAAATGCTAAAAAAGGTCAGGTATCTAAAGCTGTAGTAGTAAGAACTAAAAAAGCAGTTAGAAGAAAAGATGGATCATACATCAAATTCGAAGACAACGCTTGTGTATTACTAAACGCAGCAGGAGAAATGAGAGGAACACGTGTTTTCGGACCTGTGGCTCGTGAGTTGAGAGACAAAGAATATATGAAAATCATTTCATTAGCTCCTGAAGTACTTTAA
- the rplE gene encoding 50S ribosomal protein L5, with protein MEYIARPKKAYKETIVPAMMEEFGYKSVMQVPKLEKIILSQGLGDATADKKIIDYAVEELTNITGQKAVGTISKKDEAAFKLRKGMPVGAKVTLRAHKMYEFLDRLTASALPRIRDFSGIKADGFDGRGNYNLGITEQIIFPEIVIDKVKKIQGMDITFVTTAKTDKEAKALLTHFGLPFKKN; from the coding sequence ATGGAATATATAGCAAGACCCAAGAAAGCATATAAAGAAACAATTGTTCCTGCAATGATGGAAGAATTTGGGTACAAATCTGTAATGCAGGTACCTAAATTGGAAAAAATCATCTTATCTCAAGGATTAGGTGATGCTACTGCAGACAAGAAAATCATTGATTATGCTGTAGAAGAACTTACAAATATTACTGGACAAAAAGCTGTTGGTACGATCTCTAAGAAAGATGAAGCTGCCTTCAAATTGAGAAAAGGAATGCCTGTAGGTGCTAAAGTTACTTTAAGAGCTCACAAAATGTATGAATTCTTAGACAGACTTACTGCTTCAGCTTTACCACGTATTAGAGATTTTTCTGGTATCAAAGCTGATGGTTTTGATGGTAGAGGTAATTATAACTTAGGTATTACTGAGCAGATTATCTTCCCTGAGATCGTAATTGACAAAGTGAAAAAAATCCAAGGGATGGACATCACTTTCGTTACAACTGCGAAAACAGATAAAGAAGCGAAAGCATTATTAACTCACTTCGGTTTACCATTTAAAAAGAACTAA
- a CDS encoding glycerol-3-phosphate dehydrogenase/oxidase translates to MKRNEELSKLTSVKEWDFLVIGGGASGLGSALDAVSRGFKTVLLESHDFAKATSSRSTKLVHGGVRYLAQGDIGLVKEALKERGLLAKNAAHVVKNQSFIIPNYTWWGGIYYKIGLSIYDFLAGKLSLGKTKYISKSKTVEKLPTIEQKNLASGVVYQDGQFDDARLAVNLTQTIIEKGGAAVNYVKVINLIKNDSDKVIGVIAEDQFTKQQFEIHAKVVINATGVFTNDILNMNNPKHGKFVVPSQGIHLVLDKSFLKSDDAIMIPKTSDGRVLFVVPWHDRALVGTTDTLLESESFEPRALEEEVKFVLNTARQYLAKKPTREDVKSVYAGLRPLAAPKDGSKSTKEVSRSHKVITSDTGLVSIIGGKWTTYRKMAEDTIDKAMQVHQLGTAASKTEHLSIHGNMKPEAVDRSSHLYVYGSDIPEIKKLQQSNPEFSEKIHPDHPFTIAEAIWAIRNEMAQTIEDILARRVRLLFLDARAAIDSAHKIASIIAKENGHSQEWANEQEREFIELAKGYLLTPYSPRSI, encoded by the coding sequence ATGAAACGAAACGAAGAACTCAGCAAATTAACCTCTGTAAAAGAATGGGACTTTTTGGTCATCGGTGGAGGAGCAAGCGGTTTAGGTTCGGCATTGGATGCAGTAAGCAGAGGATTTAAAACAGTACTGTTGGAATCTCACGATTTTGCGAAAGCGACTTCCAGCAGGAGTACAAAACTGGTACACGGTGGTGTACGGTATTTAGCACAGGGAGACATCGGTTTGGTAAAGGAAGCTTTAAAGGAAAGAGGATTGCTGGCAAAAAACGCCGCTCATGTTGTAAAAAATCAGTCTTTTATTATTCCAAACTATACTTGGTGGGGAGGAATTTATTATAAAATCGGGCTTTCGATTTATGATTTCCTAGCGGGAAAACTAAGTTTAGGAAAAACGAAATACATCAGCAAATCAAAAACAGTTGAGAAACTTCCAACCATTGAACAAAAAAACCTGGCAAGCGGTGTCGTTTATCAGGATGGACAGTTTGATGATGCCAGATTAGCAGTTAATTTAACGCAGACAATTATTGAAAAAGGAGGAGCAGCTGTTAATTATGTTAAGGTAATCAATTTAATTAAAAACGATTCTGATAAAGTAATCGGTGTCATTGCAGAAGATCAGTTTACTAAACAGCAATTTGAAATTCATGCAAAAGTTGTGATCAACGCAACCGGAGTTTTTACGAACGACATCTTAAATATGAATAATCCGAAGCACGGAAAATTCGTCGTTCCGAGTCAGGGGATCCATTTGGTTTTAGATAAATCTTTCTTGAAAAGTGATGATGCGATCATGATTCCAAAAACTTCAGACGGTAGAGTTCTATTTGTCGTTCCTTGGCACGACAGAGCTTTAGTGGGAACCACGGACACTCTATTGGAAAGTGAAAGCTTTGAACCCCGTGCATTGGAAGAAGAAGTGAAATTTGTGCTCAATACAGCAAGACAATATTTAGCAAAAAAACCAACACGCGAAGACGTAAAATCGGTTTACGCGGGACTTCGTCCACTTGCCGCTCCTAAAGATGGAAGTAAAAGTACGAAGGAAGTTTCAAGAAGTCATAAAGTGATAACATCTGATACAGGATTGGTTTCTATTATCGGAGGAAAATGGACCACTTACCGAAAAATGGCAGAGGATACTATCGATAAGGCCATGCAGGTTCACCAATTGGGAACAGCAGCTTCTAAAACTGAACACCTTTCAATTCACGGAAATATGAAACCTGAAGCGGTTGACAGAAGCAGCCATTTATATGTGTACGGTTCCGACATTCCGGAAATCAAAAAACTACAACAAAGCAATCCTGAATTTTCAGAAAAAATACATCCTGATCATCCATTTACCATTGCTGAAGCAATTTGGGCAATCCGAAACGAAATGGCACAGACCATTGAGGACATCCTTGCCCGAAGAGTCCGCCTTTTATTTTTGGATGCGAGAGCAGCGATCGACAGTGCACACAAGATCGCCTCTATCATTGCAAAAGAAAACGGCCATTCACAAGAATGGGCAAATGAACAGGAAAGAGAGTTTATCGAATTGGCGAAAGGATATTTACTGACTCCTTATTCACCAAGATCTATTTAA
- the rpsQ gene encoding 30S ribosomal protein S17, whose protein sequence is MMERNLRKERIGIVSSNKMEKTIVVSETTRVKHPMYGKFVLKTKKYTAHDENNECTEGDTVLIQETRPMSKSKRWRLVRIIEKAK, encoded by the coding sequence ATTATGGAAAGAAACTTAAGAAAAGAAAGAATCGGAATAGTTTCCAGCAATAAAATGGAAAAGACCATTGTTGTAAGTGAGACTACTAGAGTGAAACACCCTATGTACGGTAAATTCGTATTGAAAACGAAAAAATATACTGCACACGACGAAAATAACGAATGCACAGAAGGAGATACAGTTCTTATCCAAGAAACTAGACCTATGAGCAAGAGTAAAAGATGGAGATTAGTAAGAATCATTGAAAAAGCTAAGTAA
- the rpsS gene encoding 30S ribosomal protein S19: MARSLKKGPFIHHTLDKKVQANIESSKKTVIKTWSRASMISPDFVGQTIAVHNGKSFIPVYVTENMVGHKLGEFSPTRSFRGHGGNKNKGSR; encoded by the coding sequence ATGGCAAGATCACTTAAAAAAGGACCGTTCATTCATCATACTTTAGATAAGAAGGTTCAGGCAAATATAGAGTCTAGTAAAAAGACAGTTATCAAAACTTGGTCTAGAGCATCGATGATCTCTCCGGACTTTGTAGGACAAACTATTGCTGTACACAACGGGAAATCTTTTATCCCTGTATATGTTACAGAAAACATGGTTGGTCACAAGTTAGGCGAATTTTCTCCAACAAGATCTTTTAGAGGTCATGGTGGTAACAAAAATAAAGGAAGCAGATAA
- the rpmC gene encoding 50S ribosomal protein L29, translating into MKKAEIKNLSAEDIQAKLTEAKAEFNKMKLAHKISPLENPIQIKDLRKTIARLNTELTTKQQ; encoded by the coding sequence ATGAAAAAAGCTGAAATTAAAAATCTAAGCGCAGAAGATATTCAAGCTAAATTAACTGAAGCAAAAGCTGAATTCAATAAAATGAAATTAGCTCATAAAATCAGCCCGCTTGAAAATCCAATTCAAATCAAAGATTTGAGAAAGACAATCGCGAGACTAAATACAGAGTTAACCACTAAACAACAATAA
- the rpsC gene encoding 30S ribosomal protein S3, whose protein sequence is MGQKTNPIGNRLGIIRGWDSNWFGGNDYGDRIAEDYKIRRYLEARLSKGGISKIYIERTLKLVTVTITTARPGLIIGKGGQEVDKLKEELKKLTKKDIQINIFEIKRPELDAVLVADSIAKQIENRISYRRAVKMAIASTMRMGAEGIKVQISGRLNGAEMARSESFKDGRIPLSTFRADIDYHIGEALTQYGKLGVKVWIMKGEVYGKRELSPLVGQQKKGPSGGGNRGDRDNRRPSRDKKNN, encoded by the coding sequence ATGGGACAGAAGACAAATCCAATTGGTAACAGATTAGGTATCATCAGAGGATGGGATTCTAACTGGTTTGGTGGAAACGATTATGGAGACAGAATCGCTGAAGACTACAAAATCAGAAGATACCTTGAAGCTAGATTATCTAAAGGTGGTATTTCAAAAATTTATATTGAAAGAACACTGAAATTAGTAACAGTTACTATTACTACTGCTAGACCGGGACTTATCATCGGTAAAGGAGGTCAGGAAGTTGATAAATTAAAAGAAGAGTTGAAGAAATTGACTAAAAAGGATATTCAAATCAACATTTTCGAAATCAAAAGACCTGAACTTGACGCAGTATTAGTTGCTGATAGCATTGCTAAGCAAATTGAAAACAGAATTTCTTACAGAAGAGCTGTTAAAATGGCGATCGCAAGCACAATGAGAATGGGTGCAGAAGGTATCAAAGTTCAGATCTCTGGTAGATTGAATGGTGCTGAAATGGCAAGAAGCGAATCTTTCAAAGACGGAAGAATTCCTTTGTCTACTTTCAGAGCTGATATCGATTATCATATTGGAGAAGCATTGACTCAATATGGTAAACTAGGAGTGAAAGTTTGGATCATGAAAGGTGAAGTTTACGGTAAAAGAGAACTTTCTCCACTAGTGGGACAACAGAAAAAAGGACCTTCAGGAGGTGGAAACAGAGGAGATAGAGATAACAGAAGACCTTCAAGAGATAAAAAAAATAATTAA
- the rpsN gene encoding 30S ribosomal protein S14, with amino-acid sequence MAKESMKARERKREALVAKYADKRKALKEAGDYEGLQKLPKNASPVRLHNRCKLTGRPRGYMRTFGLSRVTFREMANNGLIPGVKKASW; translated from the coding sequence ATGGCTAAAGAATCAATGAAAGCGCGTGAGCGCAAAAGAGAAGCACTAGTTGCTAAATACGCTGACAAAAGAAAAGCTTTAAAAGAAGCAGGTGATTATGAAGGACTTCAGAAATTACCAAAAAATGCTTCTCCTGTAAGATTACACAACAGATGTAAACTAACAGGAAGACCAAGAGGTTACATGAGAACTTTCGGTCTTTCAAGAGTAACTTTCAGAGAAATGGCTAACAATGGTCTTATCCCTGGAGTGAAAAAAGCAAGTTGGTAA
- the rplB gene encoding 50S ribosomal protein L2, translating into MSVRKLKPITPGQRFRIVNNFEEITTNKPEKSLTVGISKSGGRNQTGKMTMRYTGGGHKKKYRIIDFKRNKHDVEATVKTVEYDPNRTAFIALLEYADGEKRYIIAPNGIKVDQKVVSGESVEPNIGNAMKLKNIPLGTVISCVEMKPGQGAILARSAGSSAQLTSRDGKYAIIKLPSGESRMILTECYAMIGSVSNSDHQLTVSGKAGRSRWLGRRPRTRPVVMNPVDHPMGGGEGRSSGGHPRSRNGKPAKGYKTRKKNKVSNRYIVSKRK; encoded by the coding sequence ATGTCTGTTAGAAAATTAAAACCTATCACCCCAGGACAGAGATTCAGAATTGTAAACAATTTTGAGGAAATTACTACCAACAAACCAGAGAAGTCTCTAACAGTTGGTATTAGTAAGTCAGGTGGACGTAACCAAACTGGTAAAATGACCATGCGTTACACCGGAGGTGGACACAAAAAGAAATACAGAATTATCGACTTCAAAAGAAACAAGCATGATGTTGAAGCAACGGTAAAAACTGTAGAATATGATCCAAACAGAACTGCATTTATCGCTTTATTAGAGTACGCAGACGGAGAGAAGAGATACATCATCGCTCCAAACGGTATTAAAGTAGATCAAAAGGTAGTTTCAGGAGAAAGCGTAGAACCGAATATCGGTAACGCAATGAAATTGAAAAACATTCCATTGGGTACTGTAATTTCTTGTGTTGAAATGAAGCCTGGACAAGGTGCTATTTTAGCAAGAAGTGCTGGTTCTTCAGCTCAATTAACTTCAAGAGATGGAAAATATGCAATCATCAAATTGCCTTCAGGAGAATCTAGAATGATCCTTACTGAGTGTTATGCAATGATTGGATCTGTTTCTAACTCTGATCATCAGTTAACTGTTTCAGGTAAGGCTGGTAGAAGCAGATGGTTAGGTAGAAGACCTAGAACTAGACCGGTAGTAATGAACCCTGTAGATCACCCAATGGGAGGTGGTGAAGGACGTTCTTCTGGAGGTCACCCAAGATCTAGAAACGGTAAGCCTGCTAAAGGTTACAAAACTAGAAAGAAAAACAAAGTGTCTAACCGTTACATCGTATCTAAAAGAAAATAA
- the rplW gene encoding 50S ribosomal protein L23: protein MSVIIKPVISEKANYLTDLRGAYSFLVQTKANKIQIKKAVEATYGVKVADVRTMIYAPKVSSKHTKKGLQVGKTNKLKKAVITLAEGEVIDIFAVN, encoded by the coding sequence ATGTCAGTTATTATTAAACCAGTTATTTCAGAAAAAGCAAACTATCTTACAGATTTAAGAGGTGCTTATTCTTTCTTGGTGCAAACTAAGGCGAATAAAATCCAGATTAAGAAAGCTGTAGAGGCAACTTATGGTGTGAAAGTAGCAGACGTTAGAACAATGATTTATGCTCCGAAGGTTTCTTCGAAACACACTAAAAAAGGTCTTCAAGTAGGGAAGACAAACAAATTGAAAAAAGCGGTTATTACTCTTGCTGAAGGGGAAGTAATCGATATTTTCGCTGTAAATTAA
- a CDS encoding DeoR/GlpR family DNA-binding transcription regulator: protein MEKLIPRHNEILQELDKKDYVLVQELCEKYNVSSVTIRKDLNYLESLGLLFRNHGGASKHVRYAYEKNVDEKENINVEAKQSIAKAALKLIEENDCIILASGTTMHYLARMLVNFGRLTVLTSSLRVALELCNNPNINIIQLGGEVRKSSTSIVGSISETILAQFSCNKLFLGVDGIDMEFGISTSNAAEAHLNQLMIECSDKVMILADSSKLNKKGFGKISSLDKIDYLITDDGILGEDKKKLEEIGLSVITK, encoded by the coding sequence ATGGAAAAATTAATACCAAGGCATAACGAGATACTGCAGGAACTAGATAAAAAAGACTATGTTCTTGTTCAGGAGCTATGCGAAAAGTATAATGTTTCTTCTGTTACGATTCGAAAGGATTTGAACTATTTAGAAAGTTTGGGTCTTCTTTTCCGGAATCATGGAGGTGCGAGTAAGCATGTAAGGTATGCGTATGAAAAGAATGTGGATGAAAAGGAAAATATCAACGTAGAAGCGAAACAAAGTATTGCAAAAGCTGCTTTGAAGCTTATCGAAGAAAACGACTGCATTATTCTGGCTTCTGGGACAACGATGCATTATCTTGCCAGAATGTTGGTGAACTTTGGCAGACTTACTGTTCTTACTTCCTCTTTAAGGGTGGCATTAGAGTTATGCAATAATCCTAACATTAATATTATACAATTAGGGGGAGAGGTGAGAAAAAGTTCAACTTCTATAGTAGGTTCTATTTCTGAAACTATTCTTGCTCAGTTTTCCTGTAATAAATTATTTCTCGGTGTAGATGGTATTGATATGGAGTTTGGGATCAGTACATCCAATGCAGCAGAGGCACATTTAAATCAACTGATGATAGAGTGTTCTGATAAGGTTATGATATTGGCGGATTCTTCAAAGCTAAATAAAAAAGGCTTCGGTAAGATCTCCTCACTGGATAAAATAGATTATCTGATTACAGATGATGGTATTTTAGGAGAGGATAAAAAGAAGCTCGAAGAAATTGGCTTAAGCGTTATTACCAAGTAG
- the glpK gene encoding glycerol kinase GlpK, with protein MSEKLILALDQGTTSSRAILFNHSGEIKFVSQKSFEQIFPTPGWVEHDPNEIWSSQVSVAAEVIAKAGISGLEVAAIGITNQRETTIVWDRETGDPVYNAIVWQDRRTSKYCDSLKEQGYTDMIKDKTGLVLDAYFSATKLKWILDNVEGAREKAEAGKLCFGTVDTWLVWKLTRGKMFITDVSNASRTMLFNIQTLEWDNELLELFNIPAAILPEVKQSSEIYGETATTLFSTKIPIAGIAGDQQAALFGQMCTTPGMVKNTYGTGCFLLMNTGKEAVHSKNNLLTTVAWKINGEVNYALEGSVFVGGAAIQWVRDGLKLINSADEINGLAETVEDNGGVYFVPALTGLGAPYWDQYARGTIVGITRGTTDGHIARATLEGIAFQVYDIVKAMEADSGTGSLELRVDGGASNSDLLMQIQSDLFGFKITRPKTLETTALGAAYLAGLAVGYWKSIDEIQSQWIVDKDFHPQLEKEKADKMIHFWNKAVKRSQNWIED; from the coding sequence ATGAGTGAAAAGTTAATTCTCGCTCTGGACCAAGGTACGACCTCGTCAAGAGCCATTTTATTCAATCACAGCGGAGAAATAAAATTTGTTTCTCAGAAAAGTTTTGAACAGATATTTCCTACTCCCGGTTGGGTAGAGCACGACCCCAATGAGATCTGGTCCTCCCAGGTTTCGGTGGCAGCAGAAGTTATTGCCAAAGCCGGAATTTCAGGACTGGAAGTTGCTGCAATAGGAATTACCAATCAGAGGGAAACTACCATCGTGTGGGATCGGGAAACAGGCGACCCCGTTTACAATGCGATTGTCTGGCAAGACAGGAGGACGTCTAAATATTGTGATTCTCTGAAAGAACAGGGATATACCGATATGATCAAAGATAAGACAGGGTTGGTATTGGATGCTTATTTTTCAGCAACCAAACTGAAATGGATCCTGGACAATGTCGAAGGAGCAAGAGAAAAAGCAGAAGCAGGTAAACTATGTTTTGGAACGGTTGACACCTGGCTGGTATGGAAACTTACCCGTGGTAAAATGTTTATCACCGATGTTTCTAATGCAAGCAGGACGATGCTTTTCAATATACAAACATTAGAGTGGGATAATGAGCTTTTGGAATTATTCAATATACCCGCAGCTATCCTTCCTGAAGTAAAGCAAAGCAGTGAAATCTATGGAGAAACTGCCACTACCCTATTTTCAACAAAAATTCCTATTGCCGGTATCGCAGGAGACCAGCAAGCAGCCTTATTCGGACAAATGTGTACGACCCCGGGAATGGTAAAAAACACTTATGGAACAGGGTGCTTTCTTTTGATGAATACAGGTAAGGAAGCTGTACATTCAAAAAATAACCTGCTAACCACTGTTGCATGGAAAATAAACGGAGAGGTCAACTATGCTTTAGAAGGCAGCGTTTTTGTAGGAGGGGCAGCAATTCAATGGGTGAGAGATGGGCTTAAATTAATCAACTCGGCTGATGAGATTAATGGCCTAGCTGAAACAGTTGAAGATAATGGTGGTGTTTATTTTGTTCCGGCACTTACGGGCTTAGGAGCACCTTATTGGGATCAATACGCCAGAGGAACTATTGTTGGAATCACTCGTGGAACAACTGACGGACACATTGCAAGAGCCACTCTGGAAGGTATTGCATTTCAGGTGTATGATATCGTAAAAGCAATGGAGGCTGACTCCGGGACAGGCAGTCTTGAACTGAGAGTAGATGGTGGAGCTTCCAACAGTGACCTGCTCATGCAAATCCAGTCTGACCTGTTCGGCTTTAAGATTACAAGACCAAAAACCCTTGAAACTACAGCATTAGGAGCTGCTTACCTCGCGGGACTTGCTGTTGGATACTGGAAAAGCATTGATGAAATCCAATCCCAGTGGATCGTCGACAAAGATTTCCACCCTCAACTGGAAAAAGAAAAAGCTGACAAGATGATTCATTTCTGGAACAAGGCGGTAAAACGTTCACAAAACTGGATAGAAGACTAA
- the rplX gene encoding 50S ribosomal protein L24, with the protein MSKLKIKRGDNVIITTGKKDIKGKTGEVIEVIKKEGRDPRVIVAGLNIIKKHVKPSASNPQGGIVEREASIHISNVALVGKDGKAVKVGYKTEGDKKVRIDKKTGETL; encoded by the coding sequence ATGTCAAAGTTAAAAATAAAAAGAGGAGATAACGTAATCATTACTACTGGTAAGAAAGATATCAAAGGTAAGACTGGTGAAGTTATTGAAGTGATCAAAAAAGAAGGAAGAGACCCTAGAGTAATCGTTGCAGGACTTAACATCATTAAGAAACACGTTAAGCCTTCAGCTTCAAATCCTCAAGGAGGAATCGTTGAAAGAGAAGCTTCTATTCATATCTCTAATGTAGCTTTAGTTGGTAAAGACGGAAAAGCTGTAAAAGTAGGTTATAAGACTGAAGGAGATAAGAAAGTAAGAATCGACAAAAAAACGGGTGAAACTTTATAA
- the rplV gene encoding 50S ribosomal protein L22: protein MGSRKQDSSIARKEANKDVVKASLNNCPSSPRKMRLVVDIIRGEQVDKALYILKYSKKDASNKLEKLLLSAMANWQAKNEGADIEEANLIIKEIFVDSARQLKRLRPAPQGRGHRIRKRSNHVTLILGNKEN from the coding sequence ATGGGATCAAGAAAACAAGATAGTTCAATCGCAAGAAAAGAAGCTAACAAAGACGTTGTAAAAGCTTCATTAAATAATTGCCCGTCTTCTCCTAGAAAAATGAGATTAGTAGTTGATATCATTAGAGGAGAGCAGGTAGATAAAGCTCTTTATATCCTAAAATATTCTAAGAAGGATGCATCTAACAAATTAGAGAAATTACTTCTTTCTGCTATGGCAAACTGGCAGGCTAAAAACGAGGGTGCTGATATTGAAGAAGCAAACCTTATCATTAAAGAAATATTCGTGGATAGTGCAAGACAATTGAAGAGACTAAGACCAGCTCCACAAGGTAGAGGTCATAGAATCAGAAAAAGATCTAACCACGTTACACTAATCTTAGGTAATAAAGAAAATTAA
- the rplD gene encoding 50S ribosomal protein L4 produces the protein MELVVLNTSGKETGKKVTLDESVFGIEPNKHAVYLEVKQYLAAQRQGTHKSKERSEITASTKKLKKQKGSGSARYGDIKSPTFRGGGRVFGPKPRDYRFKLNKALKRLAKKSVLSQKMRDNSIKIVEGLSISAPKTKDFITILNALALSDKKSLFILPDTNKNVYLSSRNLPKTKVMKFNEISSYDLINAGEIVFLEGAVEKFQENLKK, from the coding sequence ATGGAATTAGTAGTATTAAATACATCAGGAAAAGAGACCGGAAAAAAAGTAACTCTAGACGAATCTGTATTCGGTATCGAGCCAAATAAGCACGCGGTTTACTTAGAAGTTAAGCAATATCTTGCCGCTCAGAGACAAGGTACTCATAAATCAAAAGAAAGAAGCGAAATTACTGCTTCTACGAAAAAACTTAAGAAGCAAAAAGGATCTGGTTCTGCTAGATATGGTGATATTAAATCTCCAACATTTAGAGGTGGAGGTAGAGTATTCGGTCCAAAACCAAGAGACTACAGATTCAAATTGAACAAAGCTCTTAAGAGATTAGCGAAAAAATCTGTTTTATCTCAGAAAATGAGAGATAACAGTATTAAAATTGTGGAAGGTTTGAGCATTTCTGCTCCTAAAACTAAAGATTTCATCACAATCTTGAATGCATTAGCATTGAGCGATAAGAAATCTTTATTCATTCTTCCTGATACTAATAAGAATGTATATTTATCTTCAAGAAACTTACCTAAGACTAAAGTGATGAAGTTCAATGAGATTAGCTCTTATGACTTAATCAATGCAGGTGAGATTGTATTCTTAGAAGGTGCAGTTGAAAAATTCCAGGAAAATCTAAAGAAATAA
- the rplC gene encoding 50S ribosomal protein L3, which yields MSGIIGKKIGMTSLFNEEGKNIPCTVIQAGPCSVLQVRTIEKDGYKSVQLGFDDKSEKNVGKALAGHFKKAGSAPKAKLVEFYREFVDEVKVGEEVKVDLFAEGEYVDVTGTSKGKGFQGVVKRHGFGGVMQATHGQHNRLRAPGSIGAGSDPSRVFKGMRMAGRMGGKQVTVQNLQVLKVDQEQNLLVVKGAVPGAKNSYVIIRKWN from the coding sequence ATGTCAGGTATTATTGGTAAAAAAATCGGTATGACGTCTTTGTTTAACGAAGAAGGAAAAAACATTCCTTGTACAGTTATTCAAGCTGGTCCGTGCTCGGTTTTACAGGTCAGAACCATTGAAAAGGACGGCTATAAGTCAGTTCAGTTAGGTTTCGATGACAAGAGTGAAAAGAACGTTGGTAAAGCGTTAGCTGGCCATTTTAAAAAGGCTGGTTCTGCTCCTAAAGCTAAATTAGTAGAATTCTACAGGGAATTCGTTGATGAAGTAAAAGTAGGAGAAGAAGTAAAAGTTGATCTATTCGCTGAAGGTGAATATGTTGACGTAACAGGAACTTCAAAAGGTAAAGGCTTCCAGGGTGTTGTTAAAAGACACGGATTTGGAGGTGTAATGCAAGCTACTCATGGTCAGCACAACAGACTTAGAGCTCCAGGTTCTATCGGTGCTGGATCGGATCCTTCAAGAGTATTCAAAGGAATGAGAATGGCGGGTAGAATGGGAGGTAAGCAGGTAACTGTTCAAAACCTTCAAGTATTAAAAGTGGATCAAGAACAAAATCTTTTAGTAGTAAAAGGTGCTGTTCCGGGAGCTAAAAATTCTTATGTAATTATCAGAAAATGGAATTAG